A window from Frischella perrara encodes these proteins:
- the yaaA gene encoding peroxide stress protein YaaA, with translation MLILLSPSKTLDYHSSLLTQQYTLPELLQYSTDLIQCCQKLSVDDISQLMKISDNLAEVNYHRFQNWQPDFNLSNARQAILAFKGDVYEGLAVDDFTQLDFDYAQKHLRILSGLYGLLRPLDLIQPYRLEMGIKLKNGTHNNLYQFWDDVITKQLVQQLSQNENLINLASNEYFKVVKTKQLHHKVIEPIFLDESKGDFKVISFYAKKARGLMSRYIIKHQLSNIKDVQSFNLSGYQYNKQLSSENKWIFRRSEEQLQHFKESN, from the coding sequence ATGCTGATTTTACTTTCTCCATCGAAAACACTTGATTATCATTCTTCTCTCCTAACACAACAATATACACTACCTGAGTTACTTCAATATTCCACTGACTTAATACAATGCTGTCAAAAACTTTCTGTTGATGATATAAGTCAATTGATGAAAATCAGTGATAATTTGGCTGAGGTTAATTATCATCGTTTCCAAAATTGGCAACCAGATTTTAATTTATCTAATGCGCGTCAAGCTATTTTGGCTTTTAAAGGCGATGTATATGAAGGTTTAGCGGTTGACGATTTTACACAGTTGGACTTTGATTATGCTCAAAAACATCTTAGAATTTTATCTGGTTTATATGGTTTACTTAGACCACTTGATTTAATTCAACCATATCGATTAGAGATGGGCATTAAACTTAAAAATGGTACACATAATAATCTTTATCAATTTTGGGATGATGTTATAACTAAACAACTTGTTCAACAATTAAGTCAAAATGAGAATTTAATCAATCTTGCATCTAATGAGTATTTCAAAGTCGTCAAAACTAAGCAATTACATCATAAGGTGATTGAACCTATTTTCCTTGATGAAAGTAAAGGTGATTTTAAAGTGATTAGTTTTTATGCCAAGAAAGCTCGTGGATTAATGAGCCGCTATATAATTAAACATCAGCTATCTAATATCAAAGATGTTCAATCTTTTAACCTTTCAGGTTATCAATATAATAAGCAACTATCCAGTGAGAATAAATGGATTTTTAGACGAAGTGAAGAACAGCTTCAACATTTCAAAGAATCGAATTAG
- the map gene encoding type I methionyl aminopeptidase has product MAIRLKTPDEIEKMRVAGKLAAEVLEIVAPYVKPGISTGELDQICYEHIVNVQKAIPANIGYSGYQHTSCISINDVVCHGIPSFDKKIKDGDILNIDVTVIKDGYHGDTSRMYIAGKPTIAGKKLCDVTQNSLYEAIKIIKPGLRLREIGKTIQRYVESFGFSSVREYCGHGIGEIYHDEPQVLHYNADDGGVILQAGMTFTIEPMVNTGDWRTRTMKDGWTVKTKDHGLSAQYEHTILVTDNGAEVLTLRSDEQFPRIIEHK; this is encoded by the coding sequence ATGGCTATTAGATTAAAAACCCCTGATGAAATCGAGAAAATGAGAGTCGCTGGGAAATTAGCGGCCGAAGTTCTCGAAATTGTCGCTCCCTACGTAAAGCCAGGTATTTCTACTGGTGAACTTGACCAAATCTGCTATGAACATATCGTTAATGTTCAAAAAGCTATTCCTGCAAATATCGGATATAGCGGTTATCAACATACAAGTTGTATTTCAATTAATGATGTAGTTTGTCATGGTATTCCAAGTTTTGATAAGAAAATAAAAGATGGTGATATTCTTAATATTGATGTAACTGTCATCAAGGATGGATATCATGGTGATACTTCTAGAATGTATATTGCTGGAAAACCCACGATAGCAGGCAAGAAATTGTGTGATGTTACACAAAACAGCCTTTATGAAGCTATCAAAATTATAAAACCGGGTTTGCGATTACGTGAAATCGGCAAAACTATCCAACGCTATGTTGAATCATTTGGTTTTTCGAGTGTTCGTGAATATTGCGGTCATGGTATTGGTGAAATCTATCATGATGAACCACAAGTTCTACATTATAATGCCGATGATGGAGGCGTTATTTTGCAGGCGGGAATGACTTTTACTATCGAACCTATGGTTAACACTGGCGACTGGCGTACTCGAACAATGAAAGATGGTTGGACTGTAAAAACAAAAGACCATGGTTTATCTGCTCAGTATGAACATACTATTCTTGTAACAGATAATGGTGCTGAAGTTCTAACCTTACGTTCAGATGAACAATTTCCAAGAATTATTGAACATAAATAA
- the lpxC gene encoding UDP-3-O-acyl-N-acetylglucosamine deacetylase — translation MKQRTLKSKIQTTGVGLHTGKKVTLTLRPAPDNTGIIYRRTDLNPPVDFPVDAKSVRDTMLCTCLVNEDNIRISTVEHINAALAGLGIDNLIIEVDAPEIPIMDGSASPFIYLLLDAGIEEQSALKQFLRVKEVVRVENGDKWAEIRPYTGFKLDFTIDFHHPAIDSSSQRYQMDFSSESFIRQISRARTFGFMRDIEMLQSKGLCLGGSLDCAIVVDDYRVLNEDGLRFEDEFVRHKMLDTIGDLYMSGHNMLGEVVCYKSGHALNNQLLQALLAKQEAWELVTFDDAQSVPVALGTPSLVLA, via the coding sequence GTGAAACAAAGAACATTGAAATCCAAAATACAAACGACAGGTGTTGGCTTACATACAGGTAAGAAAGTAACACTGACGTTGAGACCTGCGCCAGATAATACGGGAATTATTTACCGCCGTACTGATTTAAATCCGCCTGTTGATTTTCCTGTCGATGCTAAATCAGTGCGCGATACAATGTTGTGTACATGTTTAGTTAATGAAGACAATATCCGTATTTCTACCGTAGAACATATTAATGCGGCTTTAGCGGGATTGGGTATTGATAATTTGATTATAGAGGTAGATGCACCAGAAATTCCTATTATGGATGGTAGTGCTAGCCCATTTATTTACTTGCTTTTAGATGCAGGTATTGAAGAACAATCAGCACTTAAGCAGTTTTTGCGGGTGAAAGAGGTCGTTCGCGTTGAGAATGGTGATAAATGGGCTGAAATTAGACCATATACTGGTTTTAAGCTTGATTTTACTATTGATTTTCATCATCCTGCGATTGATAGTAGTTCACAACGTTATCAAATGGATTTTTCATCTGAATCTTTTATACGCCAAATTAGCCGAGCTAGAACGTTTGGTTTTATGCGTGATATTGAAATGCTACAATCTAAAGGATTATGTTTAGGTGGTAGTCTTGATTGTGCTATTGTAGTGGATGATTATCGTGTATTAAATGAAGATGGCTTACGATTTGAAGATGAATTCGTAAGACATAAAATGCTTGATACAATTGGTGATTTATATATGAGTGGTCATAACATGTTAGGTGAAGTCGTATGTTATAAATCAGGTCATGCATTAAATAACCAATTATTGCAGGCACTTTTAGCTAAGCAAGAAGCATGGGAGCTTGTCACATTTGATGATGCCCAATCTGTTCCTGTAGCATTAGGCACACCATCTTTAGTATTAGCTTAG
- the ftsZ gene encoding cell division protein FtsZ, with translation MFEPMVASNEPVIKVIGVGGGGGNAVEHMVTEHIEGVEFFAANTDAQALRRIKVGQTIQIGSNVTKGLGAGANPEVGRTSAEEDRDVIRSALEGADMVFIAAGMGGGTGTGAAPVVAEIAKELGILTVAVVTKPFGFEGKKRMAFAEQGIAELAKHVDSLITIPNDKLLKVLGRGVTLLNAFSAANGVLMGAVQGIAELITKPGIINVDFADVRTVMSEMGYAMMGSGKASGDNRAEEAAEMAISSPLLEDIDLSGARGVLVNVTAGFDLSLEEFDTVGRTVQAFASDNATVVVGSTIDPEMSEEIRVTVVATGIGMDKRPEVKIVQTMPQRTIYNQAASTTPLTQEVKQAQVVNDQSSVAVSKEDYLDIPAFLRKQAD, from the coding sequence ATGTTTGAACCTATGGTTGCATCAAATGAGCCAGTTATTAAAGTTATCGGTGTTGGTGGCGGCGGTGGTAATGCCGTTGAACACATGGTTACGGAGCATATTGAAGGTGTAGAATTTTTTGCAGCTAATACCGACGCTCAAGCTTTGAGAAGAATCAAAGTGGGTCAAACAATACAAATTGGTAGCAATGTTACTAAAGGTTTAGGTGCAGGTGCTAATCCTGAAGTTGGTAGAACTTCAGCTGAAGAAGATCGTGATGTGATTCGCAGTGCACTTGAAGGCGCGGATATGGTATTCATCGCTGCTGGTATGGGCGGGGGTACAGGAACCGGCGCAGCACCTGTTGTGGCTGAAATCGCTAAAGAACTTGGTATTCTTACTGTTGCTGTTGTAACAAAACCATTTGGTTTTGAAGGTAAGAAACGTATGGCTTTTGCTGAACAAGGAATAGCCGAACTTGCCAAACACGTTGACTCTTTGATTACAATTCCAAATGATAAATTATTAAAAGTGCTCGGTCGTGGGGTCACACTTTTAAATGCGTTTTCTGCTGCAAATGGCGTTTTAATGGGGGCAGTACAAGGTATTGCTGAATTAATTACTAAACCGGGTATTATTAACGTTGACTTTGCTGACGTGAGAACAGTAATGTCTGAAATGGGTTATGCAATGATGGGATCCGGCAAAGCGTCAGGAGATAATCGCGCTGAAGAAGCTGCTGAAATGGCAATTTCTAGCCCATTGTTGGAAGATATTGATCTATCTGGTGCTAGGGGTGTACTTGTTAATGTAACGGCAGGTTTTGATTTAAGTTTGGAAGAATTTGATACAGTGGGTCGTACTGTTCAAGCTTTTGCTTCTGATAACGCAACTGTTGTTGTTGGTTCTACAATTGATCCTGAAATGAGCGAAGAGATTCGAGTTACTGTAGTTGCAACAGGTATCGGTATGGATAAACGTCCAGAAGTTAAAATTGTGCAAACGATGCCACAGCGAACTATTTATAACCAAGCAGCATCCACTACACCTCTTACACAAGAAGTAAAACAGGCTCAAGTAGTTAATGATCAGTCTAGTGTCGCTGTAAGTAAAGAAGATTATCTTGATATTCCAGCTTTTTTACGTAAACAAGCGGATTAA
- the yfbR gene encoding 5'-deoxynucleotidase, whose translation MNTSHFFAHLSRLKLINRWPLMRNVRTENVSEHSLQVAFVAHALAIIKNRKFNGLVNPEHIALMAMYHDSSEVLTGDMPTPTKYYNPQITAEYKKIEKIAQNKLIAMLPDELQDDFRPLIDDDYYTDEEKHIVKQADALCAYLKTIEELSAGNNEFKLAEQRLKKTLSERSSPEMEYFMEIFVPSFSLSLDEISSD comes from the coding sequence ATGAATACAAGTCATTTTTTTGCACATTTATCGCGATTAAAATTAATTAATCGGTGGCCATTAATGCGTAATGTTAGGACAGAAAATGTCTCAGAACACAGTTTACAGGTTGCATTTGTTGCTCATGCTTTAGCGATAATTAAAAATCGTAAATTTAATGGTCTAGTTAATCCCGAACATATTGCTTTGATGGCAATGTATCATGATAGTTCAGAAGTACTAACAGGTGACATGCCAACACCGACAAAATACTATAATCCTCAAATTACTGCGGAATACAAAAAAATTGAGAAAATTGCACAAAATAAACTAATTGCAATGCTACCTGATGAGCTTCAAGATGATTTTCGTCCTTTGATTGATGATGATTATTATACTGATGAAGAGAAACATATTGTCAAACAAGCAGATGCTTTATGCGCATATTTAAAAACCATAGAGGAATTAAGTGCCGGAAATAATGAATTTAAACTAGCAGAACAACGATTAAAAAAAACTTTATCAGAACGCAGTAGTCCTGAAATGGAATATTTTATGGAAATCTTTGTGCCTAGTTTTAGCTTATCGCTTGATGAAATATCTTCTGATTAG